The nucleotide sequence GGCGTCGGGCCAGCGGTCCGCTCGCGCGACGAGGACGGTGTCAGCGGGGCCGTACAGCGTGGTCGCCTCGTCCGCGATGGCCGCGGCCGTGGCCGTGCGCTCCTCCCCCGCGAGCCGCACGACGCGATACCCGAGAGCCTCGACGGCGCTGACGATGTCCTCGGAGACCGCGGCGGCCCCGCCCGCGACGAACACGTCGGCAGCCGGGGGCAGGAGCCGTTGCAGCTCCGTCGCGACCGGACCCGGCAGCGTCCCGTCGGGGCCGCCGGGCACGTACAGCAACGGCCCGCCGTCGAGCAGCGGGCCCGCCGCCAGCGAGTCGGCGAACTCGTCGTCGCGCCCGAGCACGACGTGGCGGGCGGTCGTCCCGGCCCCACCGGCGTCGTCGAACGTCGCCGTCGACACCGCGATGGCCTGGCTCGAGGGGTCCGTCCCCTCCAGGCGCACCGCTGCGGGAGCGGACTGGGCGATCGCCACGCCGACCGGGACGAGTCCCACGGCGAGGGCGACCGCCACCATCCAGGGGGCACGACGACGGAGACGCGACGGGGGCAACGGGGACAGCACGGCGAACACCTCGGGCAGGACGAACCCGACCCCGGGACGAGGTCAGGACGCGCGCGGCGGACTGCTCGCCCACGCACCTACCGGACGGTAACCACGGCAGGTGAACCCACGATGGCCGGCTGGTTGCCCCCAGCCGACCGGTGGACGACCCCCGAACGACGACGCCGGACCGACGCCGGAGGGGCTACCCGACCGTGATCTCGCCCTCCATGCCGGCCGCACGGTGGCCCGGGATACCGCAGTAGTAGGTGTAGGTGCCGGCCGGGATCGTGTTCACCGCGGCGAACTCGCCCTCACCCGGACCGTCGACCAGCACGCGGTCGCCCTCGAGGCCCTCGAAGATGACGTTGTGCGGCAGGCCACCGATGACCTGCAGGCCCATGACGACCTCGTCGGCAGGCATGCTGGAGGGGGCGCTGGTGAAGGCCAGCTGCTCGGCGACCCAGACGGCCTCGGCAGACGCGAAGTCGGCCTCGGCGGCCGCTTCGCCCTCTTCGCCTTCAGCAACCTCGGCGACCGCCTGCGCGGCGGGCACCTGCTCGTTCAGGACGACCTCTGGCTCCTGGGCGCTGCACGCCGTCAGGAACATGCCGAGGACGAGGACGAGGACGATGGACGTGCGACGCATGGTCTGATGACTCCTTGCAGGACGCGTGAGTAGTCGGGGCGTGACCGAGCCGGCACAACGAAGGACGTCGCGGCGGTCGGCACGGAGCTATCCGACTGCGGAGGGTACGACGGACAGGGTGCCCGGCGCGAAGCGAGGTCACGCAGCCCTCGCTTGAAGGCTTCGGGTGTCCGACCGCTAGCATCCCGGCGAACGACCGCTCAGCCGTCGAAAGGGTCGACCCGTGTCCGCTTCTGCATCCGCCAACCCCTCCTCCGCGCTCGCCTCTCTCGGGCCGGTTCTGGTGGCCAACCGTGGGGAGATCGCCCTGCGTGTGTTCCGCACGTGCCGCGACCTGGGCCTGCCCACCGTGGCGGTGTACTCCGAGGCCGACCGTGACGCCCCGTGGCTGCGCTACGCCGACGAGGCCTACCTGCTGGGCGGTGCAGCGCCCGCGGAGTCCTACCTCAACACCGAGCGGATCGTGGAGGTCATCGAGCAGTCCGGTGCACGGTCGGTGCACCCCGGATACGGGTTCCTCAGCGAGAACGCCGACTTCGCGCAGGCGATGACCGACGCGAACGTCACATGGATCGGCCCGCCGCCCCAGTCGATCGTGAAGATGGGCGACAAGCTGAGCGCTCGCGAGGCCGCCAAGGCCGCCGAGTGCCCGCTGGTGCCGGGGATGATGGAGCCCACCGACGACGCCGAGGAGGTCAAGGCCTTCGCGGCCGAGCACGGCTACCCGCTGATCATCAAGGCTGCCTACGGCGGTGGTGGTCGCGGCATGAAGGTCGTCAACGCCGACAACGAGCTGCAGGAGGCCCTGGACTCCGCCCAGCGCGAGGCGGTCGCGGCCTTCGGTCGGGGTGAGGTCTACGTCGAGCGCTACCTGGCCCGTCCGCGCCACATCGAGATCCAGATCCTGGCCGACACCCACGGCACGACCCT is from Euzebya rosea and encodes:
- a CDS encoding plastocyanin/azurin family copper-binding protein; this encodes MRRTSIVLVLVLGMFLTACSAQEPEVVLNEQVPAAQAVAEVAEGEEGEAAAEADFASAEAVWVAEQLAFTSAPSSMPADEVVMGLQVIGGLPHNVIFEGLEGDRVLVDGPGEGEFAAVNTIPAGTYTYYCGIPGHRAAGMEGEITVG
- a CDS encoding cell wall-binding repeat-containing protein, with protein sequence MLSPLPPSRLRRRAPWMVAVALAVGLVPVGVAIAQSAPAAVRLEGTDPSSQAIAVSTATFDDAGGAGTTARHVVLGRDDEFADSLAAGPLLDGGPLLYVPGGPDGTLPGPVATELQRLLPPAADVFVAGGAAAVSEDIVSAVEALGYRVVRLAGEERTATAAAIADEATTLYGPADTVLVARADRWPDAVAGGALAASERLPLLLTDGSGASAATVDWLRAHPDHEVVVLGGPAAIEASVFTALDADRRVTGPTRAHTAAAMVAEFGTDVTGTTIVQGFADDGWVLANAGATLLQPLLLNGPDVDTLSGVVVEALAGRNGELVVLGGTDRVGPAALTAAEDAR